A genome region from Populus alba chromosome 5, ASM523922v2, whole genome shotgun sequence includes the following:
- the LOC118029187 gene encoding endoglucanase 25, which produces MINSIGSPTHTSVSHADRNYASDIDHQPVRFVHTISEAGRLLPSASQWNSMELDFHLAPQSNTTHDSLPSRYSKSFDYELVITDKKYFKRFVYVSIFIVFVVLAIVLLVQFLPHKHKHHGKSKNITLALNQALMFFDAQKSGNYPSNSPVKFRGSSGLQDGNTSNPPADLKGGFYDSGKNIKFSFPTAYTITLLSWTVIEYHDKYDSIGELDHVKDIIRWGSDYLLKIFDPPNSTTAPIVGRNHTNGYNDVTCWQRPEDMNYMRPVSACNETASDLAGEIMAALSAASIVFKEDTGYSIKLIQSAEKLFEVATKNDTGHHQGTYTAVEDCGGEARMYYDSSGYQDELIWGATWLFFATGNTSYLGYATSSFSAAEGEETASEQGVFYWNNKLTANAVLLTRLRYFHDLGYPYEVGLGSSSNKIDLLICSYLSHEIYSRTPGGLILLRPDHGEPLQFAATASFLGKLYSDYLELLRRSGVSCSSEFYSVEMLREFSISQVNYILGDNPMKMSYMVGFGNKYPNHVHHRAASIPLDDQHYSCPEGDRWLYSTDPNPNILFGAMVAGPDKFDNFLDDRDKPWFTEPTIASNAGLVAALIALHDPPCKSSDSNGTNRGIDLTGIFKNLQLVPPAT; this is translated from the exons ATGATTAATTCTATAGGCTCGCCTACTCATACCTCTGTGTCGCACGCAGATCGTAACTATGCATCTGATATAGACCATCAACCTGTGAGGTTTGTTCATACAATTTCTGAGGCAGGCAGGCTTCTACCTTCAGCAAGCCAATGGAACTCAATGGAACTTGACTTTCATCTTGCTCCGCAATCAAACACTACCCACGATTCACTTCCCTCTCGATACTCTAAATCCTTCGACTACGAACTTGTTATAACAGATAAGAAATACTTCAAGCGCTTTGTTTATGTCTCCATCTTCATAGTTTTTGTTGTCCTAGCAATTGTTCTACTAGTGCAGTTTCTCCCTCATAAGCACAAGCACCATGGAAAATCAAAGAATATCACGCTCGCATTAAACCAAGCTTTGATGTTCTTCGATGCTCAAAAgt CTGGGAATTATCCAAGCAATAGTCCTGTCAAATTTCGAGGAAGTTCAGGGTTGCAAGATGGGAATACGAGTAATCCGCCTGCAGACCTCAAGGGCGGCTTTTATGATTCcggaaaaaatataaagttcagTTTCCCCACAGCCTATACCATTACCCTCTTGAGCTGGACTGTCATTGAATATCATGATAAATACGACAGCATAGGTGAGCTTGATCATGTCAAGGACATTATCAGATGGGGCAGTGATTACTTGCTAAAAATCTTTGATCCTCCAAATTCAACTACAGCTCCCATA GTTGGAAGAAATCATACAAACGGTTATAATGATGTAACCTGCTGGCAAAGACCAGAAGACATGAACTATATGAGACCTGTTTCAGCTTGCAATGAAACAGCTTCTGATTTAGCAGGAGAAATTATGGCAGCATTATCGGCAGCATCGATAGTTTTCAAAGAAGACACTGGTTACTCAATAAAACTAATCCAGTCAGCAGAGAAGTTATTTGAGGTTGCGACGAAGAATGACACGGGTCACCATCAAGGTACTTACACCGCGGTTGAAGATTGTGGAGGAGAGGCAAGAATGTATTATGATTCATCTGGTTACCAAGATGAATTGATATGGGGAGCAACTTGGTTGTTCTTTGCTACTGGAAATACTTCTTATCTTGGATATGCTACTAGTAGTTTTAGTGCAGCAGAGGGAGAAGAAACAGCGTCAGAGCAAGGAGTTTTCTATTGGAACAACAAGCTTACTGCTAATGCG GTCTTGCTGACAAGACTTCGATACTTTCATGACCTTGGCTATCCCTACGAAGTTGGTTTAGGATCTTCTTCGAATAAGATTGATCTGCTCATTTGTTCCTATCTTTCTCACGAAATCTACAGCAGGACACCAG GTGGGTTGATACTCCTAAGGCCAGATCATGGTGAGCCACTCCAGTTTGCTGCGACAGCATCTTTCCTCGGAAAATTATACAGTGACTACCTTGAACTTCTACGTAGATCAGGTGTAAGTTGCAGCAGTGAGTTTTACTCTGTGGAAATGTTGCGAGAATTCTCCATCTCTCAG GTTAATTACATACTAGGAGATAATCCAATGAAGATGAGCTACATGGTTGGCTTTGGAAACAAATATCCAAACCATGTCCATCACAGGGCGGCATCAATCCCTTTGGATGATCAGCATTACTCTTGTCCGGAGGGAGATAGATGGTTATACTCTACGGATCCAAATCCAAATATTCTTTTTGGAGCCATGGTTGCAGGGCCAGACAAGTTTGACAATTTTTTGGATGACAGGGACAAGCCATGGTTCACCGAGCCAACCATAGCGAGTAATGCAGGTCTAGTTGCAGCACTTATAGCGCTTCATGATCCACCATGCAAGTCTTCTGATTCAAATGGCACTAATCGGGGAATTGACCTGACTGGCATCTTTAAAAACCTTCAATTAGTTCCACCAGCTACTTGA
- the LOC118029223 gene encoding glycolipid transfer protein 3 isoform X2, with protein sequence MAVLRQDINQNIQRLEMLCNSDPSIYSNLVEILKKEADEGKARKGASCSKAFVWLARSLDFTGALFQRLVADPGQKMEQLVEESYSITLKPWHGWISTAAYKVSLKLLPDNKTFIDLLMPKDETYDNLKEHMQTFISLLVPFLEEIHSILILYGLDRLKST encoded by the exons ATGGCGGTTTTGAGACAAGATATCAATCAGAATATTCAG AGATTGGAGATGCTATGTAATTCTGATCCTTCAATATACTCCAATTTGGTTGAGATTTTAAAGAAAGAGGCCGATGAAGGCAAAGCAAGAAAGGGTGCCAGCTGCAGTAAAGCCTTTGTGTGGCTTGCCAG ATCCTTGGATTTTACGGGTGCTTTGTTCCAAAGATTAGTGGCGGATCCTGGTCAGAAAATGGAGCAACTCGTGGAAGAATCTTACAGCATCACTTTAAAGCCTTGGCATGGTTGGATTTCAACAGCTGCTTATAAA GTTTCTCTTAAATTACTGCCTGATAATAAAACGTTCATAGATCTGCTCATGCCAAAAGATGAAACCTACGACAACCTAAAAGAGCATATGCAAACATTCATCTCATTACTTGTACCTTTTCTAGAAGAGATCCACTCTATTCTG ATACTGTATGGATTGGATAGGCTGAAGTCTACTTAG
- the LOC118029223 gene encoding glycolipid transfer protein 3 isoform X1, with protein MKRTREMEKGSEIKSAIEELSMLIELKPTGDNLDRTATVHIPTRPFLNVCNLVIQVLDKIGPTMAVLRQDINQNIQRLEMLCNSDPSIYSNLVEILKKEADEGKARKGASCSKAFVWLARSLDFTGALFQRLVADPGQKMEQLVEESYSITLKPWHGWISTAAYKVSLKLLPDNKTFIDLLMPKDETYDNLKEHMQTFISLLVPFLEEIHSILILYGLDRLKST; from the exons ATGAAAAGGACGAGAGAAATGGAGAAAGGATCAGAGATAAAGTCTGCAATCGAAGAACTTTCGATGCTGATCGAACTCAAGCCCACAGGTGACAATCTTGATAGGACTGCTACTGTTCATATACCCACAAGGCCCTTTTTAAACGTCTGCAACCTTGTTATTCAGGTTCTTG ATAAGATAGGCCCAACAATGGCGGTTTTGAGACAAGATATCAATCAGAATATTCAG AGATTGGAGATGCTATGTAATTCTGATCCTTCAATATACTCCAATTTGGTTGAGATTTTAAAGAAAGAGGCCGATGAAGGCAAAGCAAGAAAGGGTGCCAGCTGCAGTAAAGCCTTTGTGTGGCTTGCCAG ATCCTTGGATTTTACGGGTGCTTTGTTCCAAAGATTAGTGGCGGATCCTGGTCAGAAAATGGAGCAACTCGTGGAAGAATCTTACAGCATCACTTTAAAGCCTTGGCATGGTTGGATTTCAACAGCTGCTTATAAA GTTTCTCTTAAATTACTGCCTGATAATAAAACGTTCATAGATCTGCTCATGCCAAAAGATGAAACCTACGACAACCTAAAAGAGCATATGCAAACATTCATCTCATTACTTGTACCTTTTCTAGAAGAGATCCACTCTATTCTG ATACTGTATGGATTGGATAGGCTGAAGTCTACTTAG